atgttctcagctgatttgcagccactgacatctggaaaacagcacaaggtctcttgttgtttCGCGCCAAGCACacaggttgacactggagctggtaagaaaaacatccacaggcagtctggtttcattggaggacaccaggacaagttcagttcacattcacaaggaatcacagcaggtcccaccagtccctgcagaccccgacacggctcctgtgcagggtcccgaggagcagtgagcgcagaacaagaaaccttccttcaaaagaaggtccccagccggctctttccccaagctgcacagagcagcagctgagaacaacctctgccacaactacacccggctctgccgtctgcaggaggagaccagctcctaaatgatccccagccctacagacacagatcttccccagggcagtgcgcagcaaataccagagcacagcgacacctggtcatccagttgaagctgctggggagaaggacaggggactagaaagagacaaatcagacaagagagaagatacaggagcccagagagaaagaaacacacagggaaaaggctggagagatggagagatcaagagaaatagggacgaggagccacaatgagacagggaggaagaaaaggagggtggaggagcaggacagagggacaaggggatgggaaggagaagaaggaaagttgggtagagaaagacagggacagggagggggatgtacagatggagaaaaggaaggagagagagcagaacaaagggactgagaaggaaagcaaaggtcagatggggatgaagtgactgacaaagggagaaaacccacagtgagctggaggaagaggaaaggagggctgagaagcagcaaagaggaagagacaaaaaatcaaaggcagagccagctggacaggggtcgattgccagaagcaatgggacaggcagcggggcaagaataaagacagaaaagatggggacaggcagcaggacagagggacagtgagaggataaaaggggcagggaacaggatatacatggagaaacaatcagcaggaacagggagaaagacagaagagaaaaaaagagatgaagagggacatgggacagggagagaaagaatgaaggaaagggagcaggacaaggattgtcagagaaacagaaagacagggagcaggacagggcaacacagacagaggaaaaagggtcagggTGGCAGCACAAATggaaagacaaagagcagagacaggcagcagggcacagatagaggtaaaaaggcctgggctgggcagcagggcagagatggagaccaaaaagcagctttgggctgcaggacagagatggagtgagaaatgaaagtgacagggagcaggagagagtgacagagagagtggaaaaactacagagggagcaggacagcaaaacagagcgggggacagacagggagaagggcagagaaacagagagggaatgagaggggcagggagcaggacagagagctggagcaggaagggaaaatgagatgggcagcagaacaaagggaaggagagacaaagacaggggcagggagcaggacaaaggggtggaagaagaaaaaagtagtaatggttcaggactgagatgaaaaaacaaattaaaaatacaccgggactgggatggagtgacagagaaaggacaaaggaacagggggcgggacagcactgaaggaataaacaactgtggtgggcagtgggacagagagctggagagaggaaaaacagagcaagagagagaggaaagaaggggcagcagctggacagggggatacggtgagaaaagatgggaccgggaacagaacagaaaggaaagaaaaaaaaggacaaaaagacagcaagaggggaaaatgcacaatcaagcaatcaggtcaagaagccgacaccaggggggcagcagctggggagaaaccggggacaccagagaccctgatgaagactctcgagtaccaaggatggacttcagcaaagttatggcggggttatggaaataatttatgtttgatgcactaactaagcaggagaaacaaatgaatatgcaagaggtgtatgtaagaaataccaagaagtgagaatcacacacacgcttGATCAGAGCAGCAATCTTCCGAGTGTCCGacgctgtaacaaaagtgctgcttttaccactttccaaaccgtgttaaagaacctttttgccgacttttcggtaccatttccccccgcccaggagaacaaggccagagcagcccacgcacacctgagccagatgcagcaacaacatccccagggccccagttgcaggaaaaagggccccagggctgggccgggggctgctcagccttggggcagctccacgggcgccacggcaaagctcagcctggccgcccgcagagccgccgcctcctcagcctgggctgcgccgccattgggcgggagggctgtcagtctcctcccctgaggtgatcctggatctgattggctgccttaggggtcactccccacacagtgcccgccctgccctgaggtaatgtttcctgtgattggccggctgggatttctcgtttccccccctaccaagtgatgggtcagacaACTTGTCAATCATCCGggtgctgcactcccgccagctgtgattggtgcagccagtacggcccgcccctgaacgctgcccagctcggtcagctctcgccacctttcctgcaggcctcaaagctggattggctggttacatatcaatcacatgacttgccccacctcctcaaaggccattggctgtcctgggtcccctgactccccatagacttccggttggttgttgccaggcaaccagctccacccaaacatgaaactgtgggccctgatcagaggccgtgggtgataaaagacacgttgggaccccgaacatgaggatttgggccccaagaaggaggctctgggcactcaaaaggacgggcagatgctgcagatgccgctttgggccctgaacacgaggggaccctcttggttcccacccgagctgggtttggtgcccgtgaccccacggaacagacacctgtgctgtccggagtggccacggaacagacggagcccaaagccacggactccatgagctcaacggggagctgtgacattttatggacgtttcacagggcggcccatgggctgagggcaactgtgtgtgtgtgacatcaaagggtgggcaggggagcggtggttggtgaggacatattggatcgtgtgggacctgagcctgacgcccgtggggtggaacaagggctggagaaaggaccgtcgtgttgaaccccagccggtaactgagcccacgcagccgctcgctccctccccgcagcgggatgggggagagaagtgaagggaaacAGTAGAGAAcactcgtgggttgagataaaaacagtttaaaattggaattaacaaaaaaatagatgaaaaatttaaaaatgatattaaaaaattgaaatgaaaatatgtagtagtaaaaattatacctatgataatgaaaaagaaaataccaaatagAAACCTAAAAaagccatagaatcatttcttgaggtggaaggacccacaggatcaatcagtccaactcctgtccctgcccaggacaccccacagttcacaccgtgtgtctgaggacgttgtccagtctcttcttgaacactgtcaggttggggccgtgacacctccctggggagcctgttccagtgtccagcaccctctgggtacagaaccttttcctcatgtccaactgaccctcccctggcacattttcctgccattccctcgggttctgtcattggtcactaaggagaagagttcggttcctgcccctccagctcctcttgtgaggaagatgtagaccgccaagagatctcagtctcctccaggctgaacaaacccagtgacttcagctgctcctcatatgccgtcccctccaaacccttccccagcttcgtagcctcttctggacactcgccagtagctttatctcctgtttatcctgtgtccccagccctgcacacagtgaatgctccaggtgaggccaccccagcgcagagcagagcaggacaatcccctccctgcccggctggccgtgctgtgctggaggcaccaggacacgggtccctcttggctccagggacactggtggctcatgttcaacttgccgttgaccagaacccccagatccctcaccgcagagctgctctccagcatctcgtcctctagtctgtctgtacagccagggttgctgtgtcccgGGTGCAAAATGGTACCCCCGGAATATTtgacagcatttgtgcttacttgggttcatctcacctcatctACATATATTCAcgctcacatctcatctgtacaatgcaaacatggacttctgacctattcattcagtgtctttctatggagggagaaagaacctctctgagctggggtgagaggccagtgctggagatggaggttgtgagggattggtccatgatgattggggcagattgcattgggggtccagtgcacaggggcacagcccagaccctgctctgctggtcctgcaggtctctggcaggaggcctggctgtgagaggacactgctgtgtgcccagccctgcaggcctACTCCAGACAACAGCTGGActgttgctttaactgcaaggctctggttttctgtggagttggaaatgcctgtgagttccttGCAACtcttccagcttctttcatacacctggcaatggtcaccagtcacctcaatgtcccagtcccaaacttgcttgaaacCTCTATTTGTAGCTGTAccccatcactccaggatgttcaagcatccaccaggttcatggatggttcctgaggaccatccaagtgtgggcagtgtaagagaggagcagagcaaggtcagctcatgggccatgactgagcacagccaccgccagcagcagccattccccatctcccaggcacagccatgcccacaagatggaaatgtcactACCATACAcgattagcccaagagaggcctttcttccttccattttcccatgaaaatcttcctcctattcctcctccacctgcacacatcaactgctttccatttctggatcagacatggctgtaagggttcactaaagcCATCGGCCATCTTATTGTTactccctgacatgccctgaccctctcccacacctacacatggccagTCATGGCCGCTCAGggtctcctgctcctcagaagaggccttgagcttcttggttcttcctggtgcttattataaacttcctcgcCCTCTCCAGAGCCCATGctgagctttcttgtccataacagcccctttatgaccatgtgtTAATAAGtggttgtctttttatgatcatttgtgcagaaaggctAATCCCAGGAAATCACGAACTACAGAAAAACGGATGcggagtgaaatgccatgaagacctgatgagttactcctgtgtctgtgtctctccttgaaggagtctgtcccgagaaggggatccagcttctgccactctctggacAGGCAAATGAGCAGTGTCcatgcacctggggaggaacagggtgacttttgccagaccacccgTCATCTGATCCACCTAGATACGTACTTGTGGATGGGGTATCAAGCCTTATAGTGTAAATACCTATTTGATgggcactgccagtggggctaccacacATGCAGACTGAATTGttgcagatatttatatttggGCAGGttaaccttttccttttttttttttttttttttttttactgacactcttagagaaattataTGGTCACTTGAAGGATTGTTGATGCGtcttaacatgattatccacagaatgcccaccagctttgcatctcaagaaatgggatgccagaggtcaagggaaggatggtttgggctctgtcctgggatgtgGAAAACTGGAACGTGCTCacatctccccaacaccctgcctTCCTCAATGAGGGGTATGAGAAATTCTGCtgaggtctgaactcacagtTATGACAAGTATGtgtctaactgcagccaatggtGTCCTGCCAGCCCAGTAGTTGGgcttccatccctggaggaatttcaaagacatatagatgtggTGCtaagggatatggtttagtgttCGACTTGGCAATGTTAGAAGAtgcagttggactcgatgatcttatgtgtcttttccaaactaaatgattttatgattctataactctatgattctacgattgcAGCTGAAACcacttcaattcccatcacctccagcttccctcgagggcggctgttgtgtggcacaactgtcctggtgctccaggcaggttgggtactggtttggtgcctgcattgggagtttCCCCTTCCTGGAGTACAAGAGCTTCAATGAGAGAAGGTTATAGAGATTTGGGTGGCAGAGGTCTGAAGtcgtcctttcaaaatctgagcaggctgagctttggagccaacagagaacagagaagctctcaaggatgtttttgaataATGGCACTATCACTAATAACAGTCACAGATAACTCCTTATTCTCAGTGATATTCATGAGCTGAAgctctttaatttcattcccattcttgcttctcaaaacagcttgTACACCTCAGTAGTTCACCTTTTGCATGAAGTTCTTAGTAATTTTCTCTCACTCCTAcctttcctaatttttctcctttttttctactgtgaggtggaggtggcataggggagttgtttctttttttggcaaagaaaggaaaagaacagatcCCAGAtcagtgcaaaggcacaaaggaagccagaatgtttatgtggtgtccACTGACACTCAccatcacctgcatttccagtctctgaagtcccgaaagtgcaacagaaactggagttctgagctccctttatctgccctgcgtgacacaTGTCAAGTGAAACTACCCCAgtcaaatggctggttttgattctctttaCAGCccgaagcaccacatgggtcaggagacaagccaggatacccaatgaggactcacatgctctgcacttaaagttcaggtgttcccaggaatctcagcagacaagaggTGCCAATTCCTGGGTggaaggagctggtcaagagcctcgtctccatttctgtaacgatggctttgctgcttcgttgatgtgcagactctgtacatggatgatgacacctgttgagcaacctgctctgaaaggatcaacaaggtGAGCATGAGGacataggaaaaaagaagatgctgggttggggcaaatgaaaagggatgcacaagatgtggtcaggactgtttgggggtacttgtaaagcagccctagacctcatgtgaattattcctctAGTCAGAGAGATCCtgagagctctccctaaatTGAACAcatgaaggggaaggaaggacagcctcattcaggctggatgagacCTCGAGAGgtttcttgaccaacctcctgctcaaagcagggtcagaccagagtactcagggctttatccaaacacatcttggacactttctggggtagagtggatgtgcactcctgggaaacatcttccagtgcttgactgtcctcaggactgggaagtttctccctttctatagcacctttccaagcccaaccatccagattgttttttacccatctacttgcacactgacacagaccataatagCCTACCTcggacacaagaatattgtggggcatgatgctgaatgccttgctgtcttccaggtaacagaccaccactactctccccacgtcctgcaaccctgtcctttcctcacagaaagcaaagaggatggacagacacaacctgccctgggtaaaccccgtcaccttctcttccagacacccagaaatggggtcccagtggacatgttctggggcacagcccttagttcccctgctcacccattgaccatttttgaaaagtgcacacaatgtgtgagagctgccagtggtcagggagtccccccagtctccgTGAGCTTTCCAAggtggtggagagtggcctcactgtgacatggtcctgctgtctcagctcctgggatgctgcccctcctgtcttgtagactggaaaggattgtggtagttccagtgacccctgacttgatccccatccactgctggttgttctgcgTCCAGTCACAGAgccctgggagaccttgctggttAAGACGGAGGACAAGGGACACAGAGACTGCCAATTCTTTCCCTGGTTAAATTAATCAATGGCCACACAttatctttgtttctcttttaactgttcctgaagtagtaacagctcatcaTGAGGctcttgaattgccttacaggtctagcCTCCAGGCTGttcttggaggctgctgtccttcaAGACCAGATtaactaacttctgccaccctgccttggcagtttattccatccgtgtcatAGccctgtctgcaacactgacagctccagctcagccagtcaggtccctggctgaggacattgcctcccatctgggctgaaccaccccagctgtggcaccagcccagctctgacctgccccaaggaaacctggtaccaagtgtccaagaccCCAcgtgtatgggaatgtagcagaagatttggcgaggaggttagttaaatgtaaatacgctcaagtgacttgcacctgtctgtaggaaaagcacatacatcacgcTAATTGgtttactgaccttgtgtgcttgatgagtagaacgtctgtgttagataacataggcctgtgagaaactctaggcaccttatcactatgtctgagattcctgctttgttgtgagaaagagcaggaggcggcacctgcctgaagccttgaaatacagggaagctcagcaggcccagtgatcttccagcagggctgaacttaacAGggcctgcgtccccgcttgcgtcagctctgcctgggacaagaaaacatgattctcatatcaatttattttttaatacaaagaacacaatgctggaaaGAAGAGTCTCTGCataggagagagaatcaacacCACAGATTAgttcaggttgtttcaaaggatgtgcccctggagtcCCAGAGACTACGGGAGGGAGCCCAGAAgggccagagaaagggacatcatggctgctcctgtgctgctgagctgggctgggctcctgggacagagggagctcatggcaagcggcagcgctgcagagagacagctctgcccaggagcagctcctctgcaaagcgcagcagggctgagggctctgcctgcagcaccgaggggacaggagacaggcacagagaggggaaacacagtctggagtgggaggacagatgagagctcacttggagaaaaatcttcacagatattaagcctgtggctgcagggcatgcatctgcaaatcttggtaggatctcagaaagctgtcacattgcagagcctgcaagagatgtaAGTACAACTCTCAGAGATTGTCtgatcagaggaggaggatgtgctgcagagcagggattgccttctgcactgtcagagtGACAAGACATGAATACTGCgttctcccaaggatggctgtggggtgtaaatgcaaatgtgcaggcaggggtgcccagggctgtcctgcagagcagggtcccggcaccccagggctgtgccggggcagggactctgccgcctgccagggtcagcgctcagcctgcccggggagatcccagcaacaatgaggggagaagctgtggggggaaggagcgacccctgTCAGGggagggtccttctgctgcttggtTACAGATATTACTCTTAAGATAAGAAGCTTTCCTGAGTCTatcctttcagtttcctattcCAAGGTTAGTGGAAAGGCAGGTGTAGGAGaggataaatgcaaaatgagctctcaagttttaacaagtcactgagactcctgaactgcaacactgagtgatcagcacatctgccagaagcctcggaacatcccttcagccactcctctgcccatggacagcagcagcatcacatctgctgaacccatcagccttaggctgacctgtccttttttcaacctgcaaacctctgctctcagcagtgcctggtggatTTTCATGGAAACacggcagtgtgatcagcctccatctcagaaaggtgccagcccagggcagctggagcaagacagagggacagagcagctgccctcactctgcactgacccacaggcatcctcttgccttgcaggactcgcactgttctccctgagtgcagtagaaatgctgagggtttctgacacccaagaacactctccaggggaatttcaggattggactagatgatctttcaaggtccgTTCCACtgcctaacattctgtgattctgtgaagctataaaaaacccaaacatttcaaatttcattttaccgtcCTGTTTCATGCTGACAGGCTCTTCTTCAGCGTAGGCAGTTTTAGATGACAAGtttgaaccccaggactggtccctgccccccgttccatgatcctctgctgcagagcagggctgactcctgggcagccagcgggcacaggccctgctcctcacggcacctccagccagcaccacccagggctcagccacggagctgaaggaaggtctggaaaaggacaaggggtgtggagcaggggagggtgtgtgagaaatggcgttgattttgctcagagaagtctcccctaacgtGTTACTTTCATTCCCTCCTCTGACAGTGTCCATGCCCAGAGCCAggaaatgtccaacagcagctccatcacccagttcctcctcctggcattcacagacacacgggagctgcagctcttgcacttctggctcttcctgggcatctacctggctgccctcctgggcaacggcctcatcatcaccaccatagcctgtgaccagcacctgcacacccccatgtacttcttcctgctcaacctcgccctcctcgacctgggctccatctccaccattctcCCCAAATCTATGGCAAactccctctgggacaccagggccatctcctacgcaggatgtgctgcacagatctTTTTCTCTATCTTCTTGTTCACAGCAGAGTATTCTATGCTtaccatcatgtcctacgactgctacgttgccatctgcaaacccctgcactacgggaccctcctgggcagcagagcttgtgtccacatggtagcagctgcctgggccactgggtttctcactgctctgctgcacgcagtcagtacattttcactgccgctctgcaagggcaatgccctgggccagttcttctgtgaaatcccccagatcctcaagctctcctgctcagatgcctacatcagggaagtttggcttcttgtagttagtgtctgtttaacttttggctgttttgttttcattgtgatgtcctatgtgcagatcttcagggccgtgctgaggatcccctctgagcagggacggcacaaagccttttccacgtgcctccctcacctggccgtggtctccctgtttgtcagcaccgCCATGGTTgtctacctgaagcccccctccatctcctccccatctctggatctggtggtgtctgtccTGTAcacagtggtgcctccagcagtgaaccccctcatctacagcatgaggaaccaggagctcaagggtgccctgtggaaactcatatcttattgttttctgaagcaataaactgcccatctgcttctacataagAGTTTTAATGTAGCTAATTGCAGGCCCAGCCTGTCACctggattttctgttattggttggggttttttttgtgataatgttgtcatgccctttctaattctctctctgtttttcttttatagccACTgcctgtgtaaatgaggagccgtgcTCGTCTT
This window of the Caloenas nicobarica isolate bCalNic1 chromosome 30, bCalNic1.hap1, whole genome shotgun sequence genome carries:
- the LOC135999897 gene encoding olfactory receptor 14J1-like — encoded protein: MSNSSSITQFLLLAFTDTRELQLLHFWLFLGIYLAALLGNGLIITTIACDQHLHTPMYFFLLNLALLDLGSISTILPKSMANSLWDTRAISYAGCAAQIFFSIFLFTAEYSMLTIMSYDCYVAICKPLHYGTLLGSRACVHMVAAAWATGFLTALLHAVSTFSLPLCKGNALGQFFCEIPQILKLSCSDAYIREVWLLVVSVCLTFGCFVFIVMSYVQIFRAVLRIPSEQGRHKAFSTCLPHLAVVSLFVSTAMVVYLKPPSISSPSLDLVVSVLYTVVPPAVNPLIYSMRNQELKGALWKLISYCFLKQ